One genomic region from Osmerus mordax isolate fOsmMor3 chromosome 4, fOsmMor3.pri, whole genome shotgun sequence encodes:
- the tph1a gene encoding tryptophan 5-hydroxylase 1a, with product MYSNKIEGPRRGRSFDSMNIGFEEKQLNNEMNKSTFTKIEENRDNKNEHSEKGTAAIVFSLKNEVGGLVKALKLFQENHVNLVHIESRKSKRRNSEFEIFVDCDSDHEQLNEIIQLLRKHVDIVDMDPPDNSCLPEEDMDHVPWFPTKISDLDKCANRVLMYGSDLDADHPGFKDNVYRKRRKHFADLAMGYKHGDPIPRIVFTEEEVQTWGVVFRELNKLYPSHACREYLKNLPLLSKHCQCREDNIPQLEDVSRFLKDRTGFTIRPVAGYLSPRDFLAGLAFRVFHCTQYVRHSSDPLYTPEPDTCHELLGHVPLLAEPSFAQFSQEIGLASLGASDESVQKLATCYFFTVEFGLCKQEGKLRAYGAGLLSSISELKHALSGNARIMPFDPKVTCKQECIITTFQDVYFVSDSFEEAKVKMREFAKTIKRPFTVRYNPYTQSVDVLKDTPSINSVVEDLRHELDIVGDALSRLNKQLGV from the exons ATGAACAAATCAACATTCACGAAGATAGAAGAGAATAGAGATAACAAGAACGAGCATTCAGAAAAGGGGACAGCAGCGATCGTGTTTTCCCTTAAAAATGAAGTCGGGGGACTTGTGAAAGCGCTCAAACTCTTCCAG GAAAATCACGTCAATCTTGTACACATTGAGTCCAGAAAGTCCAAAAGGCGAAACTCAGAATTCGAGATATTTGTGGACTGTGACAGTGACCACGAACAACTCAACGAGATCATTCAACTGCTACGCAAGCACGTGGACATAGTGGACATGGACCCCCCAGATAATTCGTGTCTACCTGAAGAAG ATATGGATCATGTACCCTGGTTCCCCACGAAAATCTCAGATCTCGACAAGTGTGCAAACCGTGTGCTCATGTATGGATCAGACCTGGATGCTGACCATCCG GGCTTCAAGGACAATGTATACCGCAAGAGAAGAAAGCATTTTGCCGATCTCGCAATGGGTTACAAACA cggagACCCTATTCCTCGTATAGTGTTCACAGAGGAGGAGGTCCAGACCTGGGGTGTGGTGTTTCGGGAGCTCAACAAGCTGTATCCCTCTCACGCCTGTCGGGAGTACCTGAAGAACCTGCCTCTGCTGTCAAAACACTGTCAATGCCGGGAGGACAACATCCCACAGCTGGAGGATGTCTCGCGCTTCCTCAAGG ACCGCACTGGCTTCACCATCAGGCCTGTGGCAGGTTACCTGTCCCCGCGAGACTTCTTAGCTGGCTTGGCCTTCCGTGTTTTCCACTGTACCCAGTATGTACGGCACAGCTCGGACCCTCTGTACACCCCGGAGCC GGACACTTGCCATGAACTTCTGGGTCATGTCCCACTGCTGGCAGAGCCCAGTTTCGCCCAGTTCTCTCAGGAGATCGGCCTGGCGTCTCTGGGGGCTTCAGATGAGTCAGTTCAGAAATTGGCCACG TGCTATTTCTTCACTGTGGAGTTTGGCCTATGCAAACAGGAAGGGAAGCTAAGAGCCTATGGGGCAGGCTTGTTGTCCTCCATCAGTGAATTAAAG CATGCGCTCTCTGGCAATGCAAGGATCATGCCTTTCGACCCCAAGGTCACATGCAAACAGGAATGCATCATCACCACATTTCAGGATGTCTATTTCGTGTCGGACAGCTTTGAAGAGGCTAAGGTCAAAATGAG GGAGTTTGCCAAGACCATTAAGCGTCCCTTCACCGTGCGTTACAACCCTTACACACAGAGTGTGGACGTCCTGAAGGACACTCCCAGCATCAACAGTGTGGTGGAAGACCTGCGACATGAGCTTGACATTGTGGGTGACGCTCTCAGCCGGCTTAACAAGCAGCTGGGTGTCTGA
- the kcnc1b gene encoding potassium voltage-gated channel subfamily C member 1b isoform X1, with protein sequence MGSSDDKDRIVINVGGIKHQTYRSTLRTLPGTRLSWLAEPDAPNHFDYDAKIEEFFFDRHPGVFAHILNYYRTGKLHCPADVCGPLYEEELAFWGIDETDVEPCCWMTYRQHREAEEALDSFGGGALLDLGNDDVEAEAQVEPADGDEVDEMTRRLAQGDSPYARTGGSWSRLQKRVWALFEDPYSSKYARWVALASLFFILVSITTFCLETHEAFNPIINRTELRVVGNRTEEHIYSETETVVFLTYIEGMCVVWFTFEFLMRITFCPNKLDFIRNALNIIDFVAILPFYLEVGLSGLSSKAAKDVLGFLRVVRFVRILRIFKLTRHFVGLRVLGHTLRASTNEFLLLIIFLALGVLIFATMIYYAERIGASPNDPRASEHTHFKNIPIGFWWAVVTMTTLGYGDMYPQTWSGMLVGALCALSGVLTIAMPVPVIVNNFGMYYSLAMAKQKLPKKKNRHIPRAPQPGSPNYCKSSVSSQHQSPIAHDNVFEIKFQDSKLNGEAANAALANEDCPHIDQAISPEEIFSPSERERPCFLVTTAERPNHMRGRVRRGYEKPWSLNSMSGMSTDASGVSSVSTLPCSPPRLIQPSRSPIPTIV encoded by the exons ATGGGCTCGAGCGACGACAAGGATCGCATTGTTATAAACGTGGGAGGGATCAAACACCAGACATACCGCAGCACCTTGCGCACCCTTCCTGGCACCCGATTATCATGGCTGGCCGAGCCTGATGCGCCCAACCACTTTGACTATGATGCCAAGATCGAGGAGTTCTTCTTCGACCGCCACCCTGGCGTTTTTGCACATATCCTCAACTACTACAGGACAGGTAAATTGCACTGCCCCGCAGATGTGTGTGGACCCTTGTATGAGGAGGAGTTGGCGTTCTGGGGCATTGATGAGACGGATGTGGAGCCGTGCTGTTGGATGACCTATCGTCAACATCGGGAGGCCGAGGAAGCCCTTGATAGTTTCGGTGGGGGGGCCCTGCTCGACCTGGGTAATGATGATGTAGAGGCAGAAGCACAGGTGGAGCCAGCGGATGGGGATGAGGTTGATGAGATGACAAGGAGGTTGGCGCAGGGGGATTCTCCCTATGCCAGAACAGGAGGGTCTTGGAGCCGCTTGCAGAAACGTGTCTGGGCTCTTTTTGAAGACCCATACTCTTCTAAATATGCAAGG TGGGTGGCTCTGGCCTCTCTGTTCTTCATCCTGGTGTCCATTACAACGTTCTGTCTGGAGACCCATGAGGCCTTCAACCCCATCATTAACCGCACGGAGCTGAGGGTGGTGGGAAACAGGACTGAGGAGCACATCTACTCAGAGACGGAGACGGTGGTCTTCCTCACCTACATCGAGGGAATGTGCGTGGTCTGGTTCACCTTTGAGTTCTTAATGAGAATAACTTTCTGTCCGAACAAACTCGACTTCATCCGGAATGCCCTCAACATCATCGACTTTGTGGCCATCCTGCCTTTCTACCTGGAGGTGGGGCTTAGCGGCCTGTCGTCCAAGGCGGCCAAGGACGTCCTGGGCTTCCTCCGGGTGGTGCGCTTCGTCCGGATCCTGCGTATCTTCAAGCTGACCCGTCACTTCGTGGGGCTCCGCGTGCTGGGCCACACCCTGCGGGCCAGCACCAACgagttcctcctcctcatcatcttccTCGCCCTGGGCGTGCTCATCTTCGCCACCATGATCTACTACGCCGAACGCATCGGAGCCTCGCCCAACGACCCTCGTGCCAGCGAACACACGCATTTCAAGAACATCCCCATTGGCTTCTGGTGGGCGGTGGTGACCATGACGACCCTTGGCTACGGAGACATGTATCCCCAGACATGGTCGGGCATGCTGGTGGGAGCGCTGTGCGCCCTGTCGGGGGTGCTCACCATCGCCATGCCCGTGCCTGTGATTGTCAACAACTTCGGAATGTATTACTCCCTGGCAATGGCGAAACAGAAGCTaccaaagaagaagaacagACACATCCCTCGAGCTCCCCAACCAGGCTCACCCAACTACTGTAAGTCCAGCGTCAGCTCTCAACATCAGAGTCCCATAGCCCACGACAACGTTTTCGAGATAAAGTTTCAAG ATTCCAAACTGAACGGTGAGGCAGCTAACGCGGCATTGGCCAATGAAGACTGTCCTCATATAGACCAGGCCATATCACCCGAAGAGATCTTCAGCCCTAGTGAGCGAGAACGACCCTGCTTCCTGGTTACCACCGCTGAACGGCCCAATCACATGAGGGGAAGAGTCAGAAGGG GTTATGAAAAGCCTTGGAGCCTTAACAGCATGTCTGGCATGAGCACGGATGCTTCCGGAGTATCCTCTGTGTCCACTCTGCCGTGCAGCCCACCCCGACTAATCCAGCCCTCTCGTTCTCCCATCCCAACCATTGTCTAG
- the kcnc1b gene encoding potassium voltage-gated channel subfamily C member 1b isoform X2, whose product MGSSDDKDRIVINVGGIKHQTYRSTLRTLPGTRLSWLAEPDAPNHFDYDAKIEEFFFDRHPGVFAHILNYYRTGKLHCPADVCGPLYEEELAFWGIDETDVEPCCWMTYRQHREAEEALDSFEAEAQVEPADGDEVDEMTRRLAQGDSPYARTGGSWSRLQKRVWALFEDPYSSKYARWVALASLFFILVSITTFCLETHEAFNPIINRTELRVVGNRTEEHIYSETETVVFLTYIEGMCVVWFTFEFLMRITFCPNKLDFIRNALNIIDFVAILPFYLEVGLSGLSSKAAKDVLGFLRVVRFVRILRIFKLTRHFVGLRVLGHTLRASTNEFLLLIIFLALGVLIFATMIYYAERIGASPNDPRASEHTHFKNIPIGFWWAVVTMTTLGYGDMYPQTWSGMLVGALCALSGVLTIAMPVPVIVNNFGMYYSLAMAKQKLPKKKNRHIPRAPQPGSPNYCKSSVSSQHQSPIAHDNVFEIKFQGYEKPWSLNSMSGMSTDASGVSSVSTLPCSPPRLIQPSRSPIPTIV is encoded by the exons ATGGGCTCGAGCGACGACAAGGATCGCATTGTTATAAACGTGGGAGGGATCAAACACCAGACATACCGCAGCACCTTGCGCACCCTTCCTGGCACCCGATTATCATGGCTGGCCGAGCCTGATGCGCCCAACCACTTTGACTATGATGCCAAGATCGAGGAGTTCTTCTTCGACCGCCACCCTGGCGTTTTTGCACATATCCTCAACTACTACAGGACAGGTAAATTGCACTGCCCCGCAGATGTGTGTGGACCCTTGTATGAGGAGGAGTTGGCGTTCTGGGGCATTGATGAGACGGATGTGGAGCCGTGCTGTTGGATGACCTATCGTCAACATCGGGAGGCCGAGGAAGCCCTTGATAGTTTCG AGGCAGAAGCACAGGTGGAGCCAGCGGATGGGGATGAGGTTGATGAGATGACAAGGAGGTTGGCGCAGGGGGATTCTCCCTATGCCAGAACAGGAGGGTCTTGGAGCCGCTTGCAGAAACGTGTCTGGGCTCTTTTTGAAGACCCATACTCTTCTAAATATGCAAGG TGGGTGGCTCTGGCCTCTCTGTTCTTCATCCTGGTGTCCATTACAACGTTCTGTCTGGAGACCCATGAGGCCTTCAACCCCATCATTAACCGCACGGAGCTGAGGGTGGTGGGAAACAGGACTGAGGAGCACATCTACTCAGAGACGGAGACGGTGGTCTTCCTCACCTACATCGAGGGAATGTGCGTGGTCTGGTTCACCTTTGAGTTCTTAATGAGAATAACTTTCTGTCCGAACAAACTCGACTTCATCCGGAATGCCCTCAACATCATCGACTTTGTGGCCATCCTGCCTTTCTACCTGGAGGTGGGGCTTAGCGGCCTGTCGTCCAAGGCGGCCAAGGACGTCCTGGGCTTCCTCCGGGTGGTGCGCTTCGTCCGGATCCTGCGTATCTTCAAGCTGACCCGTCACTTCGTGGGGCTCCGCGTGCTGGGCCACACCCTGCGGGCCAGCACCAACgagttcctcctcctcatcatcttccTCGCCCTGGGCGTGCTCATCTTCGCCACCATGATCTACTACGCCGAACGCATCGGAGCCTCGCCCAACGACCCTCGTGCCAGCGAACACACGCATTTCAAGAACATCCCCATTGGCTTCTGGTGGGCGGTGGTGACCATGACGACCCTTGGCTACGGAGACATGTATCCCCAGACATGGTCGGGCATGCTGGTGGGAGCGCTGTGCGCCCTGTCGGGGGTGCTCACCATCGCCATGCCCGTGCCTGTGATTGTCAACAACTTCGGAATGTATTACTCCCTGGCAATGGCGAAACAGAAGCTaccaaagaagaagaacagACACATCCCTCGAGCTCCCCAACCAGGCTCACCCAACTACTGTAAGTCCAGCGTCAGCTCTCAACATCAGAGTCCCATAGCCCACGACAACGTTTTCGAGATAAAGTTTCAAG GTTATGAAAAGCCTTGGAGCCTTAACAGCATGTCTGGCATGAGCACGGATGCTTCCGGAGTATCCTCTGTGTCCACTCTGCCGTGCAGCCCACCCCGACTAATCCAGCCCTCTCGTTCTCCCATCCCAACCATTGTCTAG
- the sergef gene encoding secretion-regulating guanine nucleotide exchange factor: MDTNLRSKVCLYTWGANSYGQLGQGHVEDLSVPKLVVDDLQLSGTVQGLSGGGGHSALVSDGELMVCGQNHKGQLGIKHTTELATLHRCPLLNQRVAQVSCGWDFTVLLTDDGQVLTCGSNVYGQLGVSQPVSHSSELLPVKILQVHVIGVAAGLRHSLAVTSTGCVYQWGMGLSGQAKRALSPLPVPAHFSSREPCLVPGLDQVTPNKVASGSAHCVCLTEGGDLFLWGSNRHGQLTSGESFLPKPVLLDPTLLDKERVTDIWSGWTHLVAKTESGRVFTWGRGNYGQLGRTDLTNQSTKEQSGASLAGAVNQWECVPAEVKHLYGATQIACGSEHNLAIVEGCLLSWGWNEHGMCGDGSQTDVIQPQLISDLSPLLIGCGAGHSMALCAAESSVSGGPE; this comes from the exons ATGGACACTAATTTGCGATCCAAAGTCTGTTTATACACGTGG GGTGCAAACAGCTACGGCCAGTTGGGGCAGGGACATGTCGAAGACCTGTCAGTGCCTAAGCTCGTGGTTGATGACTTGCAACTGTCAGGGACAGTGCAGGGTCTCAGTGGAGGTGGTGGACATTCCGCTCTTGTTTCTG ATGGAGAGTTGATGGTGTGTGGGCAGAATCACAAGGGACAACTGGGAATCAAACACACTACAGAACTTGCAACCCTGCATCGCTGTCCTCTGCTGAACCAGAGGGTTGCTCAAGTGTCCTGTGGCTGGGATTTTACTGTCCTTCTCACTG ATGATGGACAGGTTCTGACATGTGGGTCGAATGTCTATGGACAACTGGGTGTCTCACAGCCAGTCTCGCATTCTTCAGAGCTGCTCCCTGTTAAG ATCTTACAGGTACATGTGATTGGTGTGGCGGCTGGACTTAGGCATTCACTCGCTGTCACTA GTACGGGCTGTGTCTATCAGTGGGGGATGGGTCTCTCAGGTCAGGCTAAGAGAGCGCTGAGTCCGCTCCCTGTCCCAGCTCACTTCAGCTCAAGAGAACCTTGTCTGGTCCCAG GTCTGGATCAGGTGACGCCAAACAAAGTAGCCTCGGGCTCCGCTCACTGCGTCTGTCTAACCG AAGGGGGTGATTTATTCCTGTGGGGAAGCAACAGGCATGGCCAGCTGACCTCTGGAGAGTCCTTTCTGCCCAAACCTGTACTTCTCGACCCCACTCTTCTGGATAAAGAAAGGGTTACTGACATATGGAGTGGTTGGACACATCTTGTAGCCAAAACAG AAAGTGGCAGGGTTTTCACGTGGGGAAGAGGGAATTATGGACAGCTGGGAAGGACAGACctgaccaatcagagcacaAAGGAGCAGTCAGGTGCTTCCTTGGCAGGGGCTGTAAACCAATGGGAGTGTGTCCCTGCTGAAGTTAAACACCTTTATGGAGCAACACAG ATTGCTTGTGGATCCGAACATAACCTTGCCATTGTAG AGGGCTGTCTACTTTCCTGGGGGTGGAACGAGCATGGGATGTGTGGAGATGGATCCCAAACAGATGTCATCCAGCCACAGCTCATTTCTGACCTCAGTcctcttctgattggctgtggagcTGGGCATTCCATGGCCCTGTGTGCTGCTGAGTCAAGTGTTTCTGGAGGACCAGAATGA